In the genome of Arabidopsis thaliana chromosome 4, partial sequence, the window CCGAGTCTAGACAAGTGCTTGGGAGAAGCGGATGGTTACCTCGAACCTGTTGAggtaatttacaaaaataataaaatgttgaTAGTGGTGAATAATGGCATCTTGAGCATCCAACTAAGATAAAATGGTGAATTGATATTGCAGGAAAATGAGGCCGTCCTTGAGGCCTACCTGAAGTCATGGACTTGTGGGGCATTGGACAGAGCTGCGACGCGTGGATCAGTAGCCTATACGCTGGTTGTGCATCACTTTTCATCTTTAGTCTTTTGCAACCAAGCCAAGGATAAAGTATCCCTGCGGAATAAGATTGTCAAGACTCTTGTCAGGGATTTATCAAGAAAGCGGCATCGTGAGGTAACTTGAAATCCCTCATCTCTTGTTCAATGTCATTCTGGGGACTGAGGATGATAATGAAACGTGGAAATAATGTTTCAGGGGATGATGTTAGATCTCCTGCGGTATAAGAAAGGGTCTGCGAACgccatggaagaagaagtgataGCAGCGGAGACAGAGAAAAGAATGGAGGTGTTGAAAGAGGGTTGCGAAGGGAACTCCACCCTCCTCTTGGAACTGGAGAAGCTGAAATCAGCCGCTCTCTGTGGAAGAAGGTGAACGAGAGAATGAGAGGAAAGAAAGTCtgtgtgtttctttctctgttttgagGTTCTCTTACAGATGAAAAGCTGTGTAATTAAAAATCgatgttcttcttctgttcttgtaagattttggatttttccaATTTCTGACAAAGTTCAATTAAAAAACTTGACTGACATTTTGAAAGCGACGTGTCTGTCTTAGAAATCAATCATATATTGGCACTTCCTATCAAGAGAGTTTGGCTGAACCCAATTTTACTAAATTATCATTATCTCAAACACAACAAGGATAGATCATCCTCATAGGCGATGTTGTTTAGTGGTTCAGCGATCCCATTAAGCAGCTTCTGCTCTCTTCCGGAGAAACCCCACACTCTTCCTATGAAACTCTCTCCCGCTGCAATCCgatcttcatcctcatctgCCCCGGGGTCGTTGAACTTCGATCTGAGGACGTATTGGACGACTCTGATCACCGAGATCAACCAGAAGCTGGATGAGGCCATACCGGTCAAGCACCCTGCGGGGATCTACGAGGCTATGAGATACTCTGTACTCGCACAAGGCGCCAAGCGTGCCCCTCCTGTGATGTGTGTGGCGGCCTGCGAGCTCTTCGGTGGCGATCGCCTCGCCGCTTTCCCCACCGCCTGTGCCCTAGAAATGGTGAGATAGATTCCACTCTCTCTCGCCTTGTAATCTCAATTTCGCCGTTAGTGTTTGATATGAgtgagtaagaagaagaaatagaaagtctttgttgttgttgttgagagaTGTGTGTGTTGTATCTAATAATGGAATGAATCAGGTGCACGCGGCTTCGTTGATACACGACGACCTCCCCTGTATGGACGACGATCCTGTGCGCAGAGGAAAGCCATCTAACCACACTGTCTACGGCTCTGGCATGGCCATTCTCGCCGGTGACGCCCTCTTCCCACTCGCCTTCCAGCACATTGTCTCCCACACGCCTCCTGACCTTGTTCCCCGAGCCACCATCCTCAGACTCATCACTGAGATTGCCCGCACTGTCGGCTCCACTGGTATGGCTGCAGGCCAGTACGTCGACCTTGAAGGAGGTCCCTTTCCTCTTTCCTTTGTTCAGGAGAAGAAATTCGGAGCCATGGGTGAATGCTCTGCCGTGTGCGGTGGCCTATTGGGCGGTGCCACTGAGGATGAGCTCCAGAGTCTCCGAAGGTACGGGAGAGCCGTCGGGATGCTGTATCAGGTGGTCGATGACATCACCGaggacaagaagaagagctatGATGGTGGAGCAGAGAAGGGAATGATGGAAATGGCGGAAGAGCTCAAGGAGAAGGCGAAGAAGGAGCTTCAAGTGTTTGACAACAAGTATGGAGGAGGAGACACACTTGTTCCTCTCTACACCTTCGTTGACTACGCTGCTCATcgacattttcttcttcccctctGATTTTGGGCCCTCTTTTACATTTGGGCCTTCCTTCGCTATACGAAATTAGGCCCTGTAATGGACTGTGTATCGTTCATTTTTAGCCCAGAGCTTCTTCGCTTGACCATTCATCTTCGCTACCACCTGTcattatcattgttttttttttgtgtcgGCCATGTCAAAATCATTTAGTTACTACATGTACttttaaccaaatttataGCAATCTACtatgtatgtatttatttatttattttgaccaaaattCCCAACTTTTAGACTAGTTGAattgtttagtgtttgaaTAAGTGTTTTAtcaccccccccccccccaaaaaaaaaaagacgttTCACAACATGCGAGTACATTTCCTCCAAGATAATTGCGAATGCGACAATTAGTATAGTTCTAAATGAAGACCTAAGCCAAGTCTATGCTTTTAACAACTCTTTCCACTATTAATCGTTGGCCATCTTATCCAATATATCTACATCATTTGCTatactatatacatatatccacgtttaatattttctttcaaacaagaaataaatatcttCAGTCTCTTTCATTCGGATTTCGGATTATAATCACACTTAATTTGGCTATCATACGAGGATTGAATAATCCGAGTTTGCGTACACAACATGTTTATTGGACTAAATGAATTATATTTGTGCCAATCCATATTTGGGTTGCTTACTTTTTCATCATGATATTATTTCTGAACTTATCTACCTAATGTTTGTATAAACTAGCTAATCCCATATTCCCATTCTTTATATCAACATGCTGAATAAGTGAATTATATCATTGTTTTAAGTGGGACTAATATATGCATTATGCAGAGCACATCTTTGTTACTCTTTTGAACGAATAAGTTGTTTCAAGTATTTTCTGTACGTGTTCAATCGGATATTTTCGACAACTAACATGTTATTTTCGTTCACCGCTTCATTAAATCTAAAGCTTTAGTTGAATAAGCAGTTGCTAGCTGAATTACATCAAGTGATACCTTTATATGTTTTAGAAATTCAATTAATGCAGTTGAAAATGTGTAGGCTTATTACAACTATATTATCGGGACAATATGGACACCATCAGAAATTGATGTCCCGATTCAATGAATTAACGTGTAGACTTACAACTATATATCGGGACAATGGACACCATCGGGAATTGATGTCCCGATTCAATGAATCTGTTAAACTCTTTTACacatttgtttaaattttcataatcAATCAATGGATCGTGTAATCATACTAATTAGtaaactacatatataattaagtcTGGCTCATGCAAGATaatttataacaaacaaaaaacttatttaagtGTTTCTCTAACATTGGCCGTATCCGTTAGCATGATCCTTGACCGACGGTGTGTGTGTCATTGGGTCATTAGGGTTTATCATGTCAATAATAAAACCTTGTTAAAATATGGGTATTATTTGGTGATAATATTATCAAAGTGATCATCTGACATTGCGTTTAGTGGTTGAATCTTTAATATATCTTGGTACTTGGAACGgggaataaataaattaataaacacatGTAATAACATAGTATATTGCTTCatgatatgaatatgatacatataaataaacatgGCACGCAACCATACTATAGACCAGTACTTGTTAATTGTTGATGTAAATAAACTAGGATGTATTGAAATACTGATTTACGAAattagtgttttgtttttacgtGGCATTAGTGATGTGAAGAAATGACCGATGTGAGAAAGAAGggagaaataaatataatggGAGTGTCGATGGATGGATTGCAGCAAACTTTAACGGCGACAACTCGCCGCTTACCTGGCCGTCCCAGTTTGTGACCTTTGGTGAGAGTAAAAGGGCAAAAATCCACGTGGGCTAAAAAATGGAGCCATGTGCCGCCACATCATCGGTCAATTGGGACCAAATACCTCTCTATACTACTTATTAGTAACTTGACTAtatatcttatgtttttttttataatactaataaaattatgGGCGACCGAATCAAAGTGGTTTATTCCTTTTTCTGGCTGCCGCATCTTTACTCTCCCTCTCTGGTCAACTCCTACCCGAGATCTATATGGAGTACCAttttattaaagaaagaaaaacaaaaacgaaagtCAGTTAATTTATCtctccaaaatatatatatatgaccaaaTTAAATCGCATTGCATTAGGAATGACTGCATGCTTAACATATATCGTGATATGCATGGGGTGtgttaatcataaaaaaatgcCATATAATTTACAATGTACGTGTATATTGTGAGATTAATTTACAATTTGCGTGTATATCTCTAGTTTAAGAGTATGTTACTTGGAATGATTTTAAATACTAAGGAATAGAGATTGCGTTAGAACGCGCATAAGACatgtttattaataatatacacGAGCAGCCATACCTGCACCACGTGTTACCccattatatatgttttaggTTTATGATAATCtcttttctataattttgGTTGACTAGCGTGCTATAAGTTTAGTTAATTATGGTAATGTAGTATACaaagttttgatatatatcaCACACAACATAAGAGTAAAGAATCGTGAATCCTCCAGAGATGAGGGGAGTGAGatgcgagagagagagagagagacgttTCTATAGTTGGGCCCtaagtttgtttttccaaTCTTTAATGTGTGGGGATACTAGTTTTTACTAGGTGCCAAGCAAAGCAGAACAAAATTGAACAAAAGGGATAGATTAGAGGGAAAGTAAGTAGGGGGTTGGAAAAAGGataagtaagaaaacaaagggaCCAGAATAGTAAAACATACAGGTGGAACCTGATCCGGATAAGTGAGTGGGGTCTTTATGAAAGGGGGCCACTTGTAAGAAAACGTTttaattttgatcaaaaaggGCGTATCTGTTGGAGGGACAAATGGAGAATGTGTTGGATTTTCTTGGGGATTTGATCTCTCTTCATTATTACTACggtttaatatttgattatagtaataataatcaCGATTTTTAAAGTGGCATTAATTAAGGATTAATCCAGAGAAGCTTCTTTTGTCCACCTGCAATGACTTTAATACCCATTTTAGACGTTAAAGGATCAGTATCGCCACGGCGGCATGACTCATCCGCTCCTTCCAATACGCCGTCGTTTTATACCCCCACCtcgaattgaaaaaaaaaaaaccccaacaacaaagataaaaacGTAAAACGAAAAAAGCATATCAATCTCTGTGCCTCTCTCAATTCTCAAATTCTGAATTCTGAtcgtatcttcttctctttaagaTTATCATTTgaatatcttcttcatcttcttctccaagccCCTCTCTCTCTGTATCGATCAATCATCAATAGGAGGAGCTAGCGAGGGGATTCAATAaagagatcttcttcttcttcttcgattcactttcctttcttttccattttccctttcgtcgtcgtcgtcaaTGGTGATGGAGGACAACGAGAGTTGCGCTAGTAGAGTTATTTTCGACGCCTTACCTACCTCCCAGGCCACTATGGACCGCCGTGAGCGCATCAAAATGGAGGTCTTCGATGAGGTTCTCCGCCGTCTCCGTCAATCGGACATTGAAGACGCCCATCTCCCTGGTTTCGAAGACGACCTCTGGAATCACTTCAATCGCCTCCCTGCCAGGTTCCTtccttgcttcttcttcttcttgcatgTTGTTGTGCCCCATTCAATAGACGActgattttgttaaattatggTTTAGGTATGCTTTGGATGTGAATGTGGAGAGGGCTGAAGACGTCTTGATGCACAAGCGATTGCTGCATTCTGCTTACGATCCCCAGAATCGGCCTGCTATCGAAGTTCATCTCGTCCAGGTGAGTTCCTTCCCCACTCCacttttatctcttttcttctttgttcccTTTTACTTTGTATAATCCCAGACGAGTGAGATTCCTCCACATTCTCAGCACCTATGATGATTGCTTAGCCTGATCTTTcatcttttatgttttgcctCTTTTGTCAACTTTTGGATTCCTGGGCTCACAGGTTCTTTCGTCACTCCTCTTTTCTTAAGGTTCAACCTGCCGGGATCTCTGCTGACTTGGACTCTACTTCTAATGATGCTGGTCATTCTTCTCCTACCCGAAAAAGGTTTGCTTTCGATACTTATCCTATTCCTCATTCTCTTAACATTTTCTATCAAACACAAAGCTAACTTTCAACTTCTCATCATTTTtcatccatcttcttctttccagcATTCATCCGCCGCCTGCCTTTGGTTCATCCCCTAATCTTGAAGCACTTGCACTTGCAGCTAGTTTATCCCAAGACGAGGATGCAGACAACTCTGTTCATAACAATTCACTCTATTCA includes:
- the GGR gene encoding geranylgeranyl reductase (geranylgeranyl reductase (GGR); INVOLVED IN: isoprenoid biosynthetic process; LOCATED IN: chloroplast; EXPRESSED IN: 24 plant structures; EXPRESSED DURING: 13 growth stages; CONTAINS InterPro DOMAIN/s: Polyprenyl synthetase-related (InterPro:IPR017446), Terpenoid synthase (InterPro:IPR008949), Polyprenyl synthetase (InterPro:IPR000092); BEST Arabidopsis thaliana protein match is: geranylgeranyl pyrophosphate synthase 1 (TAIR:AT4G36810.1); Has 14555 Blast hits to 14554 proteins in 2890 species: Archae - 343; Bacteria - 9127; Metazoa - 134; Fungi - 165; Plants - 435; Viruses - 12; Other Eukaryotes - 4339 (source: NCBI BLink).); this encodes MLFSGSAIPLSSFCSLPEKPHTLPMKLSPAAIRSSSSSAPGSLNFDLRTYWTTLITEINQKLDEAIPVKHPAGIYEAMRYSVLAQGAKRAPPVMCVAACELFGGDRLAAFPTACALEMVHAASLIHDDLPCMDDDPVRRGKPSNHTVYGSGMAILAGDALFPLAFQHIVSHTPPDLVPRATILRLITEIARTVGSTGMAAGQYVDLEGGPFPLSFVQEKKFGAMGECSAVCGGLLGGATEDELQSLRRYGRAVGMLYQVVDDITEDKKKSYDGGAEKGMMEMAEELKEKAKKELQVFDNKYGGGDTLVPLYTFVDYAAHRHFLLPL